A stretch of the Lolium perenne isolate Kyuss_39 chromosome 3, Kyuss_2.0, whole genome shotgun sequence genome encodes the following:
- the LOC127338638 gene encoding sulfite exporter TauE/SafE family protein 2 — protein MNSSQLLTAARAFNSTVYPWRSDAMMHMESTLQLQINPRAVLACVLSFLAATISSAGGVGGGSLYVPILNIVAGLSLKTSTAFSTFMVTGGTLSNVLYTLLVRGPGPDGQPLIDYDIAVVSQPCLLLGVSVGVVCNVMFPEWLITVLFAAFLSFATFKTYGTGMRRWRGETAAARRVLEGAGTGAGTEEPLIIGKEGGGGHGCHWVDLVVLVTVWLCFFVMHLFIGGEGAKGVFDMKPCGVAYWLITVAQIPIAVAFTACIVSQKRKLHTRNSQVAELAIAVKSRLDALPVYVFPVAALLTGVMSGLFGIGGGLLLNPVLLQIGVPPKTASATTMFMVLFCASMSMVQFIILGVPGIMGALVYAVACFVASIVGLVVIEGAIRRSGRVSLIVLMVAAVLAVSAVIIACSGVVRVWAQYTSGQYMGFKLPC, from the exons ATGAATTCCTCGCAATTGCTCACGGCTGCAAGAGCGTTCAACTCAACAGTCTACCCATGGAGATCAGATGCGATGATGCACATGGAATCCACCCTACAGCTGCAGATCAACCCCCGAGCAGTCCTCGCATGCGTCCTCTCCTTCCTGGCCGCAACCATCTCCAGCGccggcggcgtcggcggcggctcgCTGTACGTGCCGATCCTCAACATCGTGGCCGGGCTCAGCCTCAAGACGTCCACGGCGTTCTCGACCTTCATGGTCACCGGCGGCACGCTGTCCAACGTGCTCTACACCCTACTGGTCCGCGGGCCCGGGCCGGACGGCCAGCCGCTGATCGACTACGACATCGCGGTGGTCTCGCAGCCGTGCCTCCTCCTCGGAGTCAGCGTCGGGGTGGTGTGCAACGTCATGTTCCCAGAGTGGCTCATCACCGTGCTGTTTGCCGCGTTCCTGTCCTTCGCCACGTTCAAGACGTACGGCACCGGGATGAGGCGGTGGCGCGGtgagacggcggcggcgaggagggttCTTGAGGGAGCGGGCACCGGAGCGGGCACGGAGGAACCGCTTATTATTGGCAAGGAGGGAGGCGGTGGCCACGGGTGTCACTGGGTGGACTTGGTGGTGCTTGTCACGGTCTGGCTTTGCTTCTTTGTCATGCATCTTTTCATAGGAGGCGAGGGCGCTAAG GGGGTGTTTGACATGAAGCCATGTGGAGTCGCGTACTGGCTCATCACCGTGGCCCAAATCCCTATTGCCGTGGCTTTCACAGCGTGTATTGTGAGCCAGAAAAGAAAATTACATACTCGAAACAGCCAGGTGGCTGAGCTG GCAATCGCAGTGAAGAGCAGGCTAGACGCTCTGCCGGTGTACGTCTTCCCGGTGGCTGCTCTGCTGACCGGCGTCATGAGCGGCCTCTTTGGCATCGGAGGAGGCCTGCTTCTCAACCCCGTCCTGCTCCAAATTGGAGTGCCTCCAAAA ACAGCCTCAGCGACGACGATGTTTATGGTTCTCTTCTGCGCCTCCATGTCAATGGTCCAGTTCATAATCCTGGGAGTTCCCGGGATCATGGGCGCGTTGGTCTACGCCGTGGCCTGCTTCGTAGCTTCCATCGTCGGGCTGGTCGTGATCGAGGGCGCCATTAGGAGGTCCGGCAGGGTTTCGCTCATCGTCCTAATGGTTGCCGCCGTCCTGGCCGTCAGCGCCGTCATCATAGCCTGCTCCGGCGTGGTTCGTGTCTGGGCGCAGTACACGAGCGGGCAGTACATGGGTTTCAAGCTCCCCTGCTAA